In Pseudoalteromonas sp. NC201, a single window of DNA contains:
- a CDS encoding sulfotransferase family protein, whose amino-acid sequence MTKHKFLVTGLPRTGTTSLCIAALGAGYKTAHTAYTRQALDCAEFIADTPVFADYEKLYALYPEVKIVHLTRDFEQWLPSIKRLMTAMKENLLSQKGGFNDTIKRCYLETFPDFDKHFEDDGYWRDCYCKHHDRVLSFAKMNHIPIIMVNLTATDAEQTLAEFIGVTQEKVTIPHVNIGGKVTAWKWFSHPNKVESTRNGKADKDTALFSMQVRSST is encoded by the coding sequence ATGACAAAACACAAATTTCTGGTAACGGGTTTACCACGAACGGGCACAACAAGTCTGTGTATTGCTGCATTAGGTGCTGGATACAAAACAGCACACACGGCATACACAAGGCAAGCGTTAGACTGCGCTGAGTTTATTGCTGACACGCCCGTTTTTGCTGACTATGAAAAACTATATGCTTTATATCCTGAAGTTAAAATAGTACATTTGACACGAGATTTTGAGCAATGGCTTCCCTCAATTAAGCGTTTGATGACGGCAATGAAAGAAAATTTACTGTCACAAAAAGGGGGCTTTAACGACACCATTAAGCGTTGTTATTTGGAAACTTTTCCTGATTTTGACAAACATTTTGAAGATGATGGTTATTGGCGGGATTGTTATTGCAAGCATCATGATAGGGTGCTTAGCTTTGCAAAAATGAATCATATTCCTATTATAATGGTCAATCTAACCGCGACTGATGCCGAGCAAACGCTTGCCGAATTTATAGGCGTGACTCAAGAAAAAGTGACCATTCCGCATGTCAATATCGGTGGTAAAGTCACTGCATGGAAGTGGTTTTCACACCCCAATAAAGTGGAATCGACACGTAATGGCAAAGCAGATAAAGACACAGCGCTCTTTAGCATGCAAGTTCGCTCGAGCACCTGA
- a CDS encoding MAPEG family protein: MITGLYAALLAIIYIKLSFNIISLRYRHKVSLGDGGVDELQSAIRIHGNFIEYTPFVLLMMLLLETQQINPYLLHAFGIAFLFSRVAHYVALGKTNFSIRKVAMATTYGVILILASFNLVYYFI; encoded by the coding sequence ATGATCACCGGTTTATATGCGGCATTACTGGCAATAATCTATATTAAACTCAGTTTTAACATAATATCACTCAGATACAGACACAAAGTATCGCTAGGAGATGGCGGTGTCGATGAACTGCAAAGTGCAATACGGATCCACGGCAACTTTATCGAGTACACACCTTTCGTACTGTTAATGATGTTGTTACTCGAAACTCAACAAATCAACCCATATCTACTTCATGCTTTTGGCATTGCTTTTTTGTTTTCTCGAGTTGCACACTATGTTGCACTCGGTAAAACCAACTTTTCAATCAGAAAAGTAGCGATGGCGACAACATATGGAGTAATACTTATTTTAGCGTCATTCAACCTCGTGTATTACTTTATCTAA
- a CDS encoding SIMPL domain-containing protein produces the protein MRILTGLLALCLSGFSFAGALPDSPHLYVKGTSFIQVQPDVATIRVAITEKQKSLPTAKENVDKIMAKAIEIAKRFDIKEDDIHAEQLNVYRQTRYNRESNEEEFDGFRVSRSLTVKLKDIKKYPELLQEFVDSGINQFNNTEFGVENEGKYLQSLKKAAIKDAKKAAKELAGEFDVELAKLYSVSFQPMQTPVQPYVRSAAVAMEADQGAYKNAYNTGAITLNAEVYAVYLIE, from the coding sequence ATGCGAATTTTAACTGGCTTACTGGCATTATGTTTATCTGGATTTAGCTTTGCAGGCGCATTGCCTGACTCTCCGCATTTATATGTTAAAGGCACTTCATTTATTCAAGTACAACCCGATGTTGCAACCATACGTGTCGCCATTACCGAAAAGCAAAAATCGCTACCTACAGCCAAAGAAAACGTCGATAAGATCATGGCTAAGGCCATCGAAATCGCTAAACGCTTCGATATTAAAGAAGACGATATTCATGCAGAGCAACTGAATGTTTACAGACAGACACGCTACAATCGCGAATCAAATGAAGAAGAGTTTGATGGGTTTCGTGTGAGCCGCAGCTTGACTGTGAAACTTAAAGACATCAAAAAATACCCAGAGTTACTTCAAGAGTTTGTAGACAGCGGCATCAATCAGTTCAATAACACAGAATTTGGTGTTGAAAATGAAGGCAAGTATCTGCAAAGTCTCAAAAAAGCCGCCATTAAAGATGCAAAGAAAGCAGCTAAAGAACTAGCAGGCGAGTTTGATGTTGAATTGGCAAAACTGTACTCAGTTTCATTCCAACCAATGCAAACGCCAGTTCAGCCTTACGTGCGCTCTGCAGCGGTGGCTATGGAAGCAGATCAAGGCGCATACAAAAATGCGTATAACACAGGTGCAATTACATTGAACGCGGAAGTTTATGCTGTTTACTTAATTGAGTAA